In Arachis stenosperma cultivar V10309 chromosome 1, arast.V10309.gnm1.PFL2, whole genome shotgun sequence, one DNA window encodes the following:
- the LOC130947259 gene encoding isoprenylcysteine alpha-carbonyl methylesterase ICME codes for MASKTLLPISMKNKRGAIALDHSPPFSISSIPSRTHSSPYSSSSSSSVNATTIMVVKGIETDDAAARLLQRSSSASSSSSLDDVTNVKTVMPSKPNIPKASSFNNGGQKRRRRNASEDSFPSISDGGGGGNGKGNGNEIRTVDGDRRGGGGGGRKFSSSSIGEEVRHVASETFLLTRLFLTMLAYLGIGYKWIIQFLALGCYAVMIFPGVIQVGYYYFFSSQIRRSIVYGDKPRNRLDLYLPKNSNGPKPVVAFITGGAWIIGYKAWGSLLGKQLSERDIIVACIDYRNFPQGTMSDMLADASEGISFVCNHIAEYGGDPNRIYLMGQSAGAHIAACAIVEQAIKEAAKEEGISWSLSRIKAYFGLSGGYNVFNLVDHFHNRGLYRSIFLSIMEGEEGLRRFSPEVMVQDPNMANAVSLLPPIVLFHGTGDYSIPSDASTSFAETLKKLGVKAEAILYEGKTHTDVFLQDPMRGGTDAMFEDLVSYIHANDPDARAKDALAPPRRRLVPEFMLKLAHIVSPF; via the exons atggcaTCTAAGACGCTTCTTCCGATATCTATGAAGAACAAAAGGGGTGCAATTGCTTTGGATCATTCacctccattttccatttcttCAATTCCAAGTCGCACTCATTCTtctccttattcttcttcttcttcttcatctgtTAATGCAACGACAATAATGGTGGTGAAAGGAATTGAAACCGATGACGCTGCTGCAAGGCTCCTTCAACGTTCTTCATCagcatcttcttcttcttctttagatgacgTCACCAACGTAAAGACCGTTATGCCCTCCAAGCCAAACATTCCAAAGGCGTCGAGCTTCAACAACGGTGGTCAGAAGAGGAGAAGGCGCAATGCGAGTGAGGATTCGTTTCCTTCGATCTccgatggtggtggtggtggcaaTGGCAAGGGAAATGGAAATGAAATCAGAACCGTCGATGGTGATCGTcgcggtggtggtggtggtggtagaaAGTTTTCGTCTTCTTCAATTGGTGAGGAAGTTAGGCATGTTGCATCTGAAACATTTCTATTGACAAGGCTTTTCTTGACGATGCTGGCATACCTTGG GATAGGCTACAAATGGATCATACAATTCCTTGCACTTGGTTGTTATGCAGTTATGATTTTCCCAGGAGTTATTCAAG ttgGTTATTACTATTTCTTCTCCAGTCAGATACGCAGAAGCATAGTATACGGAGATAAACCACGAAATCG GCTTGACTTGTATTTACCAAAAAATAGCAATGGTCCAAAACCAGTTGTCGCATTTATTACTGGTGGAGCCTGGATTATTGG CTACAAAGCATGGGGTTCTCTTCTAGGAAAACAGTTATCAGAGAGAGATATCATTGTGGCATGCATTGATTACAG AAATTTTCCTCAGGGAACCATGAGCGATATGCTAGCCGATGCTTCCGAAGGAATCTCATTTGTGTGCAATCACATTGCAGAATATGGTGGTGACCCTAACAG AATTTACCTAATGGGGCAGTCAGCTGGGGCGCATATTGCCGCATGTGCAATTGTGGAGCAGGCAATCAAAGAGGCCGCCAAAGAAGAGGGTATTTCCTGGAGTCTTTCTCGGATCAAGGCTTATTTTGGATTGTCCGGCGG GTATAATGTGTTTAATCTGGTAGATCATTTCCATAACAGAGGTCTCTATCGTTCCATATTTTTAAG CATAATGGAAGGAGAGGAAGGCCTACGACGCTTTTCACCAGAAGTAATGGTTCAAGATCCAAACATGGCAAATGCTGTTTCTTTGCTACCTCCTATTGTTCTTTTTCATGGCACTGGAGATTATTCGATACCATCAGATGCCAG TACATCATTTGCTGAAACTCTTAAAAAACTTGGAGTCAAAGCTGAAGCAATTCTCTATGAAGGGAAGACTCATACAGATGTGTTTCTTCAG GATCCGATGAGAGGTGGCACGGATGCCATGTTCGAAGATCTTGTCAGCTACATTCATGCTAACGATCCTGATGCACGCGCCAAAGATGCCTTGGCTCCTCCAAGGAGACGCCTCGTACCCGAATTCATGTTGAAATTGGCTCATATTGTTAGTCCTTTCTAG
- the LOC130937569 gene encoding non-specific lipid transfer protein GPI-anchored 15 has protein sequence MESSMISRATIVTLMVLLLTSNNYKNVESAGECGRTPIGSAAASLSPCLGATKDVRAKVPPACCARVSALLRTSPRCLCAVLLSPLAKQAKINPATAITVPKRCNIRNRPVGKKCGRYTLP, from the exons ATGGAGTCATCAATGATTAGTAGAGCTACAATTGTGACATTGATGGTGTTGTTATTAACATCAAATAATTATAAGAATGTAGAGAGTGCTGGAGAGTGTGGAAGGACACCAATAGGGTCAGCAGCTGCAAGCTTAAGTCCTTGTTTGGGTGCAACAAAAGATGTAAGGGCAAAAGTGCCACCAGCATGTTGTGCTAGGGTTTCTGCTTTGCTTAGAACCTCTCCAAGATGTCTTTGTGCTGTGCTCTTGTCACCATTGGCCAAACAGGCTAAGATCAACCCTGCCACTGCCATTACTGTCCCTAAGAGGTGCAACATTAGGAACAGGCCTGTTGGAAAGAAATGTGGaa GATACACTCTTCCTTAA
- the LOC130975200 gene encoding uncharacterized protein LOC130975200 — MEGTANLVVYRNGEIIRNTHEGVRFVSQNPFSFVVPCTMTLMELQNGLCQSMENGTLMRVSKILYRNPVVVFGGLIQFDAMPITDEASMQKMFQIHRQTQMRHPQIEVYIDFETVKAVAVQNDIDIHDDRATVYQGMNSDSEDDFEATYEAGDEDEDGNVGVEAAAENVVMGPSSSQPMDVPPFMRELDLEAMHAPRVSGIYKHSSRKSVVAAIRSFTIAKGVDYEVYESEPQMFYAKCKMYGRGCDWLIRASLIRKKDTVADAIRPLVETDPSIKVNL, encoded by the exons ATGGAGGGCACCGCAAATTTGGTGGTGTATCGCAACGGTGAGATAATACGTAATACTCATGAGGGAGTGAGGTTTGTGTCCCAGAATCCGTTTTCGTTTGTGGTTCCATGCACGATGACATTAATGGAGCTGCAGAACGGCCTCTGTCAAAGCATGGAGAATGGTACGTTAATGAGAGTGAGCAAAATTCTGTACCGGAATCCGGTTGTGGTTTTTGGTGGTCTAATACAGTTTGATGCCATGCCGATCACTGATGAAGCGAGTATGCAGAAGATGTTTCAAATTCACCGGCAGACTCAGATGCGACACCCACAGATTGAGGTGTACATTGATTTTGAAACTGTAAAGGCAGTGGCGGTTCAGAATGATATAGATATACATGATGATAGAGCTACAGTGTACCAAGGAATGAATAGTGACAGCGAAGATGACTTCGAAGCCACTTATGAGGCCGGCGACGAAGATGAAGATGGTAATGTGGGAGTTGAGGCAGCAGCAGAGAATGTAGTGATGGGTCCGTCGAGTAGTCAACCGATGGACGTTCCACCTTTTATGCGTGAGTTGGATCTCGAGGCTATGCATGCCCCCCGAGTTTCCGGAATATACAAACATAG TTCTAGAAAGTCGGTCGTCGCAGCAATTAGAAGTTTCACTATTGCTAAAGGAGTTGACTATGAGGTGTACGAGTCTGAGCCACAGATGTTCTATGCAAAATGCAAGATGTACGGGCGTGGATGTGACTGGCTTATCCGAGCAAGCTTGATACGGAAAAAAG ATACAGTTGCTGATGCTATAAGGCCATTGGTCGAGACGGACCCGTCAATCAAGGTGAATCTATAA